The nucleotide window CCATGGCGCTGGCGCAGCGCAGCCAGATCTCGCCGGTCTCGCCCGGGGCGGCGTCGGTGCCGTCGGGCTTGACCACGCGCAGGTCCACGCCGGGCAGGGCCACGCGGCCGATGGAGCCGGCGCGCTCCACCTGCTCCTCGGGGTACAGCGTGGTGCCCACGGGGCCGGTCTCGGTCATGCCGTAGACCTGGTAGAAGCGTTCGCTGCGGTAGGCCGCCGCGAGCTGGCGCGCCGTCTCGGCGCCGATGGGGCCGCCGCCGTAGACCCAGGCGCGCACGCTGGAGAGGTCGTAGCGCGCGAAGTCGGGCACGCGCTGCAGCGGCGCGAGGTACGACACCGGCGCACCGAAGTACAGCGTCACGCCCTCGTCCTGCACCGTCTGCAGGAAGTGCTGCGGGTGGTATTCGCGCAGCAGCACCACGGTGCCGCCCATGTAGAGCGTGGCGCCGAACCAGTTGTTCAGCGGCGATGAGTGCCAGATCGGCATGGCGATGAGCGTGCGTTCCTCGCGCGTGACCGACAGCGCCAGCGCCGCCGTGATGGCCGCCAGCGCCACGCCCTGGTGGCTGTGCAGGCAGCCCTTGGGCTGGCCCGTGGTGCCCGAGGTGTAGAGCACCTCGGCGATGGCGCCGGGCGCGGGCGGCGCGTCGTCCTGCGCCAGCGGCGCGGCGGCGGCGCGCGCGGCGTCGAAGTCGAGCACGTCGGGCACCGAGCCCTCGGTGCACAGGCGCCGGGCGGGGCTGTCCACGCCGGCCAGCACCGGGGCCAGGGCGGCGTCGAACAGCACGGCGCGCGCGCCGCTGTGGCGCAGGATGTACTGCACCTCGGGCGCCTGCAGCTTGTGGTTCACGGGCACCACGGCCGCGCCCAGGCGCCAGGCGCCGAGCAGGGCATCGACGAAGCCCGGTGTGTTGAAGCACATCAGCGCCACGCGGTCGCCCGCGCCCACGCCGCAGGACTGCAGCACGGCGGCGGCCTGGCGCGAGCGCCGCTGCATCCCGGCGTAGGTGATGGAGGCGCCCGCATGGCGCAAGAAGGGCTTGTGCGGCGTCTTGCGCGCCGCGCTGTCGAAGGCACAGAGGAGGTCCATGGCGGTTGCTCCCGGTGTCAGGCGGCCAGCGCGCGTGCCAGCAGTGCATCGACGGCGATGGCGCGCGTGTCCAGCGCGCCCACCACGCGGCCCGCGTCGGCGTCACCGAAGCGCGAGGCGATGAAGGCATCGGCCACGGCGGCGGGCGCATGGCGGCGCAGCAGCGCGGCCTGGGCCACCAGCACCAGGCGCTGCGCGAGCACGCGCGCCAGGGCTTCGAGCTGCGCGGGCGGCTGGGCCAGCAGGCCGCGCAGCGACTGCAGCGTGGCCAGCAGGCGCGGCTCGCCCGCGGCGGCGTCGGCCAGGTCGGCGAACAGCGCCTGCGCCGCCTCGGGCTCGCGCGCGATGGCGCGCAGCACGTCCAGGCACATCACGTTGCCCGAGCCTTCCCAGATGGAGTTGACGGGCGACTCGCGGAACAGGCGCGCGACGACGCTGGTGTCCACGTAGCCGTTGCCGCCCAGCACCTCCATGGCCTCGCCCGTGCATTCCACGCCGCGCTTGCACACCCAGAACTTGGCGGCGGGCGTGAGGATGCGCTTGTACGCGCGCTGCACGGGGTCGGCTTCGTCCTCGTAGGCCTCGGCCAGGCGCAGCGCTAGCGCCATGGCGGCTTCGCTCTCCAGCGCCAGGTCGGCCAGCACGGCGCGCATCAGCGGCTGTTCGGCCAGGCGCTTGCCGAACACCTCGCGCTGGCGCGCGTAGGCGATGGCCTGCACCAGCGCCTGGCGCAGGATGGCGGCGCTGCCCAGCACGCAGTTCAGGCGGGTGTACGTGGCCATCTCGATGATGGTGGGAATGCCCCGGCCTTCCTCGCCCATGAGGATGCCCCAGGCGTCCTGGAACTCGACCTCGCTGCTCGAATTGCTGCGGTTGCCCACCTTGTCCTTGAGGCGCTGCACGTTCACGGCGTTCTTGCTGCCGTCGGGGCGCCAGCGCGGCACGAAGAAGCAGGCCAAATTGGAAGAGGATGGCCCGCCCGCGCCGGTGCGCGCCACCACCAGATGCGCATCGCACATCGGCGCCGAGAAGAACCACTTGTGGCCGCGCAGCAGGTATTCGCCGCCGCGCCCGCCCGCGCCGATGGGCGTGGCCACCGTGGTGTTGGCGCGCACGTCCGAGCCGCCCTGCTTCTCGGTCATGCCCATGCCGAGCCAGAGCGATGTTTTCCGCGCCAGCGGCAGGTCGCGCGCGTCGTAGGCCGGGCTCAGCAGCTGCGCCTGCAGCTGTGCCCACAGCGCCGGTTCCTTCTGCAGCACGGGGATGCTGGCCGTGGTCATGGTGGCCGGGCACAGCGTGCCCTGCTCCACCTGGCCGTGCAGGTAGAAGCCCGCGGCCCAGGCGGCCCAGCGGCCCTTGCGGGTGTCGGCGAAGGGCTGCCCGATCAGGCCCTGGCCACGGTACATTTCCATGAGCGCATGCCAGCTCGGGTGGAACTCCACCTGGTCGATGCGGCGCCCGCGTGCGTCGAAGCCGTGCAGCGTGGGCAGGTGGCGGTTGGCCTCCTCGGCCAGGCGCCAGGTGGCGGCGTCGCCCAGGCGCGCGGCGTACTGCGTGAGCGCGGGCAGGGCCCAGCCGGCGTCGGCGCGCTGCAGCGCCTCGGCCAGGGCCGGGTCGGCCGTGAGCAGGTTGATGCCCGTGGGCTCTTCCACCTGGTTGAAAACGGTGTGGGTGTTCCAGTCGGCCATGGGGGCTTGTCTCCTTGTGTGGTGAAAGGAAAGTCTAGGAAAAATGGCCTCGCGAGGTGTTCGGGTTTCAACGCCGCCGCAGGACGCGCCGCAGATCCGCCGCCGCCCGCGCCAGTCGCGCGCCCAGGCGAGCGCGCAGGCGCTGCAGGATGCGTTTGTTCGGGTTTTGCTCGAACGCGGCTACGAGAAAACCACCATCCGCGAGGTGGCGGCCGTGGCCGGCGTCGGCGTGGGCACGTTCTACGAATACTTCGGCAACATGCGCGCGCTGGCGGCGCTGTGCATCCACCAGCGCGTGAAGGCGCTGGCCGATGCGGGGCAGGCCGCCGTCGATGCCGCGCGCGGGCGGCCGCTGGCGCGGGTGCTGGACGCGCAGCTCGACGTGCAGGTGGGCCAGGTGATGGCCGAGGCGCCGGTGTGGGCGGCGCTGTTTCTGGTGGAGCGCCAGGTGTCCACGCCGCAGGCCTTTCGCAAGCACTACGAGGCCTACGTGGCGCTGTGGCAGCGCACGCTGGAGGCGGCGGCCGGCGCGCCGCACGATGCGGCAGGGGCGGCGCGGCTGCTGCACGCCATGACCTACGGCTGGGTCTCGCAGTCGCTGCTGGCGCAGGGGCCGTGGGTCGACGCGGCGGCGCTGCGCGCGCAGCTCGGTCAGGCCGTGCAGGCCTATGCGGCCACGCTGCAGTCCGGGCCGGCTGCGGCAGCGGACTCCTGAAAGAAGAGCTGCCAGCGCTTGCTGGACAAGCGTTTGAGGCCGATTTGGCTTGTAATCGTTGAGGGCACTCACGGCCCATTTTCATAGCGCGTTACGCAATGCTTGCGCGGCTTTGCGGCTATTTGGGTGCGCTGGCAGCTCTCTTTTTTTTAGTGTTTTTGTGGGGTTGCTTCCCGGAGCCGGGACTCGCCCCGGCGGGCGAGGTACTTTCTTGCTGCGCGGCAAGAAAGTACCCAAAGAAACGCGCCCCGCAGTCTGCGACCCCTTCGCTTCGCTACGGGGCAAACCTGGGGCGAGACGCTGGCGGGGTGCGCTGCGGAACTCGCTACGCGCTGCGCGCTTCGCTCAAACAACCGCAGCGAGTCAGACCACGAAGCATGCGCGACTTCGCGCATGCCACCCCACCACCGCCTCGCCCCAGGCGCAGCCTGAAAGGGGGTGGAGACCGACACGGGCCATCGCTGCGCTCGGCCCCCAACACGCAGGCGCTACGCGCCGCGCGCGCCAGGCCGAGCGCAGCGATGGCCCGTGTCGTCTTCAAACCCCTTCTGGCCGTACCGAGGAGCGCAGGGCGTGGGGCGGGCGCGTGTGCCGAAGGACACACGCGCTTCGTGAACTGACTTGCCGCGTCTGTTTGAACGCAGCGCCGCAGGCGCGCAGTGAGTTACGCGGCACCGCCCCGCGCCCGAGCACCGCAGGCTGCCCCGGAGCGCAGCGCAGGGGATACGGGCAGCAGGGGCGTGCTTCTTTTGCTTCCTTTTCTTGCACGAGCAAGAAAAGGGAGTCGCCCGCCGGGGCGAGTCCCGGCCTCTCCCCTCAACCCCCCGGCAGAAGATCAAAAAAGAGAGCTGCCAGCGCAGTCCCCACAAGCCCTTGAGCCCCAAAACAGCTGGAAAACCGCGTGGATATTGCGCGACCCGCTATGAAAAGATGTGTGCATGCACAAGCCCGTAGCGTGTAGCGCTGCGAGAGGGGGCCTTCACTTCATCCCCAGCCGCCGGGCGAGCTTGTGCAGGTTGCTCGCATCCACGTCCAGCGCCCGCGCCGCGCGGGCCCAGTTGCCGTCGTGGCGCGCCAGCGCGGCGCGGAGGACGGCGCGCTGGCAGGCGTCCACGGCATCGCGCAGCGGGCCCTCGGCGGCGGGCGCCGCATCGCCGGCGAGCGGCGGCGGCTCCGGCGGGGCCGCACCGTGCTGGTCCGGGTCCAGGTCGAGCAGCGCGGGCTCCAGCGTCACGATGTCGTTGCGCCCGGCGCCCCGGCTCAGGGCCTTGAGCGCGGCGCGGCTGATGACGTGCTCCAGCTCGCGCACGTTGCCGGGCCAGGGGTAGCGCTGCAGCGCCGCCTGCGCGGCGGCCGACAGGCGCAGGCTGCGCAGGCCCAGGCGCGCGCGGTTCAGCTCCAGGAAGCGCCCGGCGA belongs to Acidovorax sp. YS12 and includes:
- a CDS encoding AMP-binding protein; the protein is MDLLCAFDSAARKTPHKPFLRHAGASITYAGMQRRSRQAAAVLQSCGVGAGDRVALMCFNTPGFVDALLGAWRLGAAVVPVNHKLQAPEVQYILRHSGARAVLFDAALAPVLAGVDSPARRLCTEGSVPDVLDFDAARAAAAPLAQDDAPPAPGAIAEVLYTSGTTGQPKGCLHSHQGVALAAITAALALSVTREERTLIAMPIWHSSPLNNWFGATLYMGGTVVLLREYHPQHFLQTVQDEGVTLYFGAPVSYLAPLQRVPDFARYDLSSVRAWVYGGGPIGAETARQLAAAYRSERFYQVYGMTETGPVGTTLYPEEQVERAGSIGRVALPGVDLRVVKPDGTDAAPGETGEIWLRCASAMAGYLDDPEATRAAFAPGGWYRSGDLARLDGAGYLFIVDRMKDMIVTGGENVYSKEVEDALASHPGVADVAVFGRPHPEWGETVVARIVPRPGEAPTPEALAAYLAPRLARYKIPREFAFADALPRTPTGKLQKYLLRGAPA
- a CDS encoding acyl-CoA dehydrogenase family protein; translation: MADWNTHTVFNQVEEPTGINLLTADPALAEALQRADAGWALPALTQYAARLGDAATWRLAEEANRHLPTLHGFDARGRRIDQVEFHPSWHALMEMYRGQGLIGQPFADTRKGRWAAWAAGFYLHGQVEQGTLCPATMTTASIPVLQKEPALWAQLQAQLLSPAYDARDLPLARKTSLWLGMGMTEKQGGSDVRANTTVATPIGAGGRGGEYLLRGHKWFFSAPMCDAHLVVARTGAGGPSSSNLACFFVPRWRPDGSKNAVNVQRLKDKVGNRSNSSSEVEFQDAWGILMGEEGRGIPTIIEMATYTRLNCVLGSAAILRQALVQAIAYARQREVFGKRLAEQPLMRAVLADLALESEAAMALALRLAEAYEDEADPVQRAYKRILTPAAKFWVCKRGVECTGEAMEVLGGNGYVDTSVVARLFRESPVNSIWEGSGNVMCLDVLRAIAREPEAAQALFADLADAAAGEPRLLATLQSLRGLLAQPPAQLEALARVLAQRLVLVAQAALLRRHAPAAVADAFIASRFGDADAGRVVGALDTRAIAVDALLARALAA
- a CDS encoding TetR/AcrR family transcriptional regulator; translated protein: MASRGVRVSTPPQDAPQIRRRPRQSRAQASAQALQDAFVRVLLERGYEKTTIREVAAVAGVGVGTFYEYFGNMRALAALCIHQRVKALADAGQAAVDAARGRPLARVLDAQLDVQVGQVMAEAPVWAALFLVERQVSTPQAFRKHYEAYVALWQRTLEAAAGAPHDAAGAARLLHAMTYGWVSQSLLAQGPWVDAAALRAQLGQAVQAYAATLQSGPAAAADS